One segment of Candidatus Neomarinimicrobiota bacterium DNA contains the following:
- a CDS encoding response regulator, which produces MAKKVLIIDDDFDLVEVMRITLEAAGFEVIDAQDGEKGLEMIRAETPDLVLLDVMMSSMDEGFHVAYKIREESAIKDTPVVMLTAVGNQTGFQFDPGKDADFLPVDAFLEKPVNPKKLVDVVLQNIKV; this is translated from the coding sequence ATGGCAAAAAAAGTTTTAATCATAGATGATGACTTCGATCTGGTTGAAGTTATGCGTATTACTCTTGAAGCCGCTGGTTTTGAGGTTATCGATGCTCAGGATGGTGAAAAAGGATTGGAGATGATTCGAGCAGAAACTCCAGATCTCGTCCTGCTGGACGTCATGATGTCATCCATGGATGAGGGCTTTCATGTGGCCTATAAGATCCGGGAAGAGTCTGCGATCAAGGATACCCCCGTTGTGATGCTCACCGCGGTGGGAAATCAAACCGGATTTCAATTCGACCCCGGTAAGGATGCTGATTTTTTACCAGTGGATGCGTTTTTGGAAAAACCAGTCAATCCCAAAAAACTGGTAGATGTTGTTCTTCAGAATATCAAGGTTTAG
- a CDS encoding GatB/YqeY domain-containing protein, translating into MDFQKELTAQLKTAMKAKDQTTMRTIRDLKSRIKLREIDKGEKLTEPEFIKLVQTAAKQRKEAIVLYEQGNRPLLAAEESAELTILEKFLPQMMNEVEMETLVKTIIAKTGVASMKDMGKVMGPLMKAAAGKADGKRLQEIVKRILI; encoded by the coding sequence GTGGACTTTCAAAAAGAGCTTACAGCACAGCTTAAAACAGCAATGAAAGCTAAAGATCAAACAACGATGAGAACAATTCGAGATTTAAAATCCCGGATCAAGTTGCGAGAGATCGATAAGGGTGAAAAGCTCACCGAACCTGAATTTATCAAGCTGGTGCAAACTGCCGCTAAACAGCGGAAGGAAGCAATCGTACTTTATGAGCAGGGCAATCGTCCTCTTCTGGCAGCCGAGGAGTCGGCTGAATTAACAATTCTTGAGAAATTCCTGCCGCAGATGATGAACGAAGTAGAAATGGAAACCCTGGTTAAAACAATTATAGCTAAAACCGGTGTAGCGAGTATGAAAGACATGGGGAAGGTCATGGGACCCTTGATGAAAGCCGCAGCCGGTAAGGCTGATGGCAAACGCTTGCAGGAAATCGTAAAAAGGATCCTTATTTGA
- a CDS encoding hydrogenase maturation protease, which translates to MTTLTVIGVGNRLRGDDAVGSLVIDALANMSDQDLELVDAGSDALSILEYLEGRQQVIIVDACCMGRDPGSVVSFDPAQAQLILDDDPMSLHGLGLAEALKIADSLEMLPESLKIIGIEPDSLQFKGTLSQPVQQALKTVVKKIQDVFKRKLEVIEVLPS; encoded by the coding sequence ATGACTACATTAACAGTCATTGGTGTCGGTAACAGACTTCGCGGTGATGATGCCGTAGGGTCATTGGTGATCGATGCGCTTGCCAATATGTCTGATCAGGATCTGGAACTGGTAGATGCAGGAAGTGATGCACTTAGTATCCTGGAGTATCTTGAGGGTCGTCAACAGGTTATCATCGTGGATGCCTGTTGCATGGGCAGAGACCCGGGGAGTGTCGTAAGCTTTGACCCAGCTCAAGCCCAGCTGATCCTGGATGATGACCCCATGTCTTTACATGGTTTGGGTTTGGCTGAAGCTCTGAAAATAGCTGATTCCCTGGAAATGCTTCCAGAAAGCCTGAAAATCATTGGTATTGAACCAGATTCACTTCAATTTAAGGGCACCCTATCACAACCCGTTCAACAGGCTTTGAAAACAGTTGTTAAAAAGATTCAAGATGTATTTAAACGAAAATTGGAAGTTATAGAAGTTCTGCCCTCATGA
- a CDS encoding HAMP domain-containing sensor histidine kinase, whose translation MTLFPETPAFSTASMLRRDHWLIRLRWFAILGLLSGVVLLKTINLGPSLSITWMGIAAGILVFLNLLYMGIASGKRQLGMSKLVVLLNAQMVMDLLVLTLLVYITGSEESPLSFFYVFHIILASIIFPGGFSYLYSMLVIALYSGLLVLEHSIYVDHICFFHDIHLADDLRIVVAIWFIFVITMVASAYLAQSVTERHRRVRAKLEVANQKLQEVNETKTTFFRYASHEMKTPIATIQSTLMVIEDVLGNQVDDRVKDMVHRAVNRTAEMIEMLKDLADLTYGNMQEQKKFEKLDLSTLINELVTEAQPNAERKQQTLSLKATDHKFKYFGDMLALKKIFSNLISNAIRYTPENGEIKVKLKRMASYYQVAISDNGLGIPESEQINIFKEFYRTPTARKQVTEGTGLGLAIVMRMVELHDGTISVKSKMDQGSKFIVELPIGEIS comes from the coding sequence ATGACCCTTTTTCCTGAGACTCCCGCTTTTTCAACCGCTTCCATGTTACGCCGGGATCACTGGCTGATTCGTTTACGCTGGTTTGCGATCTTGGGGCTACTCTCAGGTGTTGTTCTGTTGAAGACCATTAATCTGGGCCCATCACTCAGCATTACCTGGATGGGGATCGCGGCCGGAATACTGGTCTTCTTGAATCTGTTATACATGGGCATAGCATCTGGGAAAAGACAGCTTGGTATGTCAAAACTGGTTGTCCTCCTGAATGCCCAAATGGTCATGGATTTATTGGTTCTGACACTACTGGTCTACATCACGGGGAGTGAAGAAAGTCCGCTCTCGTTTTTTTATGTTTTCCATATAATTTTAGCCAGTATTATTTTCCCCGGTGGTTTCTCCTATTTGTATTCAATGCTGGTAATCGCACTGTACTCCGGATTGCTGGTGCTCGAGCACTCCATTTACGTCGATCATATTTGCTTTTTTCATGATATTCATCTGGCAGATGACCTGCGTATTGTGGTTGCTATCTGGTTTATTTTTGTGATCACCATGGTCGCTTCAGCTTATTTGGCTCAAAGTGTTACTGAAAGACATCGTCGAGTACGAGCGAAACTGGAAGTTGCCAATCAAAAACTGCAGGAAGTCAACGAAACCAAAACCACTTTTTTTAGATATGCCAGCCATGAAATGAAAACCCCCATTGCCACTATTCAATCAACCCTTATGGTCATTGAAGATGTTCTGGGGAACCAGGTGGATGATCGGGTAAAGGATATGGTGCACAGGGCGGTCAATCGAACAGCAGAAATGATCGAAATGCTTAAAGACCTGGCTGATCTTACCTACGGTAATATGCAGGAACAGAAAAAGTTTGAAAAATTGGATCTATCCACACTGATCAATGAACTGGTGACCGAAGCGCAACCCAATGCTGAACGCAAACAACAAACGTTATCGTTGAAAGCCACTGATCATAAATTTAAATACTTTGGGGACATGCTTGCGTTAAAAAAGATATTCTCAAATCTTATTTCAAATGCGATTCGTTACACCCCTGAAAATGGTGAGATCAAGGTCAAGTTGAAAAGAATGGCCTCATACTATCAAGTGGCAATATCTGACAATGGTCTTGGTATTCCTGAATCTGAACAAATTAATATCTTTAAAGAATTTTACCGAACACCTACTGCCCGGAAACAGGTCACTGAAGGAACAGGTCTGGGTCTGGCCATTGTCATGCGCATGGTTGAATTACATGACGGTACCATCAGCGTGAAAAGTAAGATGGATCAGGGGAGTAAATTCATAGTCGAATTACCTATTGGGGAGATTTCGTGA